One Megalobrama amblycephala isolate DHTTF-2021 linkage group LG15, ASM1881202v1, whole genome shotgun sequence genomic window, ATGTGATCACGGCCGCGCTCTAACCGTGATGTTTGTGTGGCGAGCAGGTTACTATGGCAACCCCCTGAACAAGTACATCCGGCACTACGAGGGTCTGTCGTACGACACGGATCAGCTGCACATCCGGCACCAGAGGGCCAGGAGGGCGCTGTCGCACCAGGAGCACGAGCTGCAGCTGGAGTTCCACGCGCACGGCAGGTGAGGGCATGACGGCAGGTACAGTATGTGTCACCCTCCGCACAGGCCGTGTTTATATTAATTACTGCATTTCTGTGACGTAATTGTGTTtcaatctgttttatttaaatataagcCTTTCGAATGGCTGTCATAAACACTGGATTTATTCATAACATACATTAAAAACTGAAGAACATGTTGAGTTAATGTAATGAATGAACTGAGACGCTACAATGatcattaaagagccacaaaaccaTATTTGTTCTTTGAACTTTGTAATAAAATTAGAATCatatgaaatctgagactttgtttcatatcagaaGTATCTAAGcacaaagtttattgattattgGAGCTGAAAACAGCACAGACTAATCCATTCCTCTGATTTAAGATTCGTTATCGGTTCATCTAAATGAGGATTGATTCAGAATGATTCAGTCTATTATGACCCATCTGTAGAAACACCCTGATGTTCAGAGCTGTGAGATCTGTGGAAGACTAGCTGAGATTAGGAAAGTATGATCTTCTGTTGTGAACACCTAAACATCTGCAGTGAATCAGTTTCTGTCGGTTTATCACGATGATTTTATGATTTTCAGAAGAATATGAAGGTGAATCAGTGAGATCTTCACTCTCTCAGGGTCTTTCAGTCTCAAAGTCTTCTTGAAATCAGAAATCATCAGGACAGGAAGAGCTGAgcctgttttcaacattaaagctgtttttttccatgtaatcttttcttctttctgttTCTGCCGCTCTGTGAAAGCATTTGTAAAATTGCAGTCGtgtttaaaatgtgtgttttccaCCTCCAGGCATTTCAACCTGCGGATGAAGCGAGACACCAGGCTGTTTTCAGACGACTTCAAGCTGGAGATGTCCGGAGAGGAGCTGGAGTACGACACCTCGCACATCTACACCGGACAGATCTACGGTCAGCTCATgaaattaacactttcattcagcaagaaCACGTTAAACTGATCAAGAGCGACAggaaagacattaataatgtgacaaaagattatatgctgttcttttgaactttatattcatcaaagaatcctgaaaaataaaaggtttccacagaaatctgaatctgtttcaacactgataataatcagaaatgtttctcgaGCAGCAGGAAAGAGAGTATAAGAGCACATAAAACAGCTTTCTTCTATTGAAGCGTGTCGGTTTGACTCTGTATGATTCGGTTCTGTCTGAGGCTCGTCTCAGTTTGTGTTCCTCTCATCCCGTCTGCTCCGCAGGAGAACACGGCACTCTGACGCACGGCTCGGTCGTGGACGGGAAGTTCGAGGGCTTCATTCAGACCCATCGAGGCACGTATTACGTGGAGCCGGTCGAGAGATACCTGCAGGATAAAAACGTCCCGTTCCACTCCGTCATCTACCACGAGGACGACATCCGTGAGTGATCCGTCTAGACCTGAAACACAGACGTTAGTGTGCCTTCATCTGAACGGGTTCTGCTTTCATCTCTGGGTTTAAATCTTCATCAGGATGTGATGTTTCCTCACATTCCGATGACTCATCAGTGTCTCATAAATATTCATGAGACCGCGAGTCCTTATCCAATGAGAAGGCGCGTCTCGTGATTATTCACAACGGCACGTGTTGATAAGCAGTCGCGGATCACAAACGAGTGTTTCCTTCTGCGTGCCGTGATCCGTCTGTGCCGTCTGCAGAGCTCCACGATATAACTGAATAAAAGCCTCAAAATATCAATCTCTCAAGTTATTAAATCTGCAACAGAGCGtccataaatattattttttaaagtgacGTGATAATTTTGTCCCCTAAAATAGCTTCAGTGTGTCTCTCTGCAgggcttgattctgattggtcgatCGTGGATTCAGCAGTCACATGTTTCTGAATAATAACTGGTGTTTTCTTTATTGTAATGTGCTGGCGTCTCTGTCATGTGATCCAGAATATCCTCACAAGTACGGGCCGGAGGGCGGCTGTGCGGATTCGTCTGTGTTTGACAGGATGAAGAAATACCAGGCGTCAGTGCTGGAGGAACCGGCGAAGGTCCGACCGCGAGtgtttaactctgcttcagtctTTATTGAGAGACACGGACGAGCACAAACGCTCTCTTTCTCTGCAGGAGAACCGGTCAGCGGAGGAGCAGGCCTTGCTGAGGAAGAAGAGGATGACTCAGGTGGAGAAGAACACCTGTCAGCTCTTCATCCAGACCGATCACCTGTTCTACAAATACTACAAGACCAGAGAGGCCGTCATCGCTCAGGTACGCCCGTGCCGTGTGACTGCTTTAATCAGAgacgtgatgatgatgatgatgatgatgatgatgatgatgatgttctgCTCAGATCTCCAGTCACGTGAAGGCCATCGACGCCATCTACCAGGGCACAGACTTCATGGGCATCCGCAACATCAGCTTCATGGTCAAGAGGATACGGGTCAGTGCTCCCCTTCATCATCATGTGGTGTGAGCTGGTTAGAACAGGTTTGAACTGGTTTGAACTGGTTTTTGCGCTGCCGTTCTCAGATCAACACCACCAGTGACGAGCGCGATCGGTCCAACCCTTTCCGCTTCGCCAACATCGGCGTGGAGAAGTTCCTGGAGCTGAACTCGGAGCAGAATCACGACGACTACTGCCTGGCCTACGTCTTCACCGACAGAGACTTCGACGACGGCGTGTTGGGTCTGGCCTGGGTCGGCGCTCCCGCCGGTAAACGCTTCTGCGTGATGATGTAGCTTCAGGTGCCAGTGTCAGGTGATTCTGATGATCCTGTGTGTTCCTCAGGGAGTTCTGGAGGCATCTGTGAGAAGAGCAAGCTCTATTCCGACGGGAAGAAGAAGTCTCTCAACACGGGAATCATCACGGTTCAGAACTACGCCTCACACGTGCCGCCCAAAGTCTCGCACATCACGTTCGCACATGAGGTCGGACACAACTTCGGCTCGCCGGTGAGTTTGAGGATCCTGCCGGTCGCGGTGACCGGTCACGCATCTGCCTGAGTGCATGTGGTTCATGATCTGAAAGCTTGAAAACATTAGACAGTGATGGTGATGGTTTGTCTTGGTCCCTCAGCATGACTCCGGGTCGGAGTGCACTCCGGGCGAGTCCAAGAGCCAGGATAAGAAGGAACGGGGGAATTACATCATGTACGCCCGCGCCACATCCGGAGACAAGCTTAACAACAACAAGTTCTCCGTGTGCAGCATCAAGAACATCAGCCAGGTGCTGGAGAAGAAGCGCGGCAGCTGTTTCGTGGGTGAGACGCTCGGCACGACTCGGCACGACCGACAGAAGCAGTCTCAGAGGTCTGACCGGAGctgacctgtgtgtgtgtgtgtgtgtgtgtgtgtgtgtgtgtgtgtgtgtgtgtgtgctggacAGAGTCCGGGCAGCCGATCTGCGGGAACGGGCTGGTGGAGCCGGGCGAGGAGTGTGACTGCGGATACAGCGATCAGTGTAAAGACGAGTGCTGCTACGACGCCAATCAGCCGGACAACAGGAAGTGCAAACTCAAACCCAACAAAGTCTGCAGGTAAAAACACTGGGCCACAGTGCTGACATCCTCATTGGTCCTAATAATAGGCTTGATTTCAGATCAAAAGGCCTGTATTCAGATTCCTGTTACACTTTACAGTGAGGTTTCAGCAATGCATTAACTAAAACATTAGCTAACAGTGAGCAGTACTGACCGCTGCTTTCAAAACTTCACGAAGCTTCAGACtgtgaatcatttgtttcaaaccagtgattcggagcgtgtatcaaaccgGCATGTGATTTCACTAAACGAGGTTTTGCTACgtcaaaactttaaaaatagtTTACCTGATCTAGGATCAGTTTTATGAATTTGTAGACATTTTTAATGACTCATTTGTATGATTGAAAAGTAAGAGTTGTAGTTAAAATCTCCTATCTCTAATCTCTTATTATATGATTTGTTAATTGCATTAATAGATTACACTTGTCAATAAACCATTTACAGTTGGTGTTTTTCTGCATGTTTACACAGTTTTGACCAGCAGGGGTCAGCAGCATGTCAAATCATTTTGTGAAGCAATCGACTCAGTTGATTCTAAATTTCTAGTAGTATTTTCAAAGTTTGTTAGGGTTAGTGTTTATTTATCTTTGAtaaagttagttaataaaatagcTCATGTTAGATCAAgtcttttaattaatattaacagataaagcttttgatcaaatgttgaaattagCATGAActgagattaataaatgctttataatatttttcatCGTTAGGTGACGTTAACTCATGTAATATATGAAGTGTTGTTCTTCTCCTTTCCCCAGCCTACATTAATTTCTCCATCATCCGATTGGATTGTTTCGTTGGTTATTATACACTCACACATCCTTGAATCAGAAAAGAACAGTGTTTCAGGTGTTGATTCATGTCATGTGATGTATGTGCCGTGTCAGTCCGAGTCAGGGTCCGTGCTGTACGGCCGACTGCAGCTACAAGAGCCGAAACGAGAAGTGTCGCGAGGAGTCCGAGTGCGCTCACCAGGGCATGTGCAGCGGCATCTCCGCCCAGTGTCCCACCTCAGAGCCCAAGGCCAACTTCACCGCCTGCCACGGGGACACGCAGGTCTGCCTCAACGGGGTGagtgaccacacacacacacacacacacacacatccttgTTATACTGCACTAAGATCAGGAATGACCCCACAAAGACAACATCTTAAAAATCATATATAAGAAAGTTTGACAAAATCTTAAAAGTCGTTATAGTACGGACCTTCCCTTCCCTACACTATACCTAAACCTAGCCGTCACAGGAACAGCAATTTTAAcattcttgtgtgtgtgtgtgtgtgtgtgtgtgtgtgtgtgtgtgtgtgtgtgtgttcagggcTGCTCCGGGTCCATCTGTGAGAAGTACGGCCTGGAGGTCTGCACCTGCGCCAGTGTGGACGGCAAAGACGAGACGGAGCTCTGCCACGTGTGCTGCATGGAGAAAAGTCAGTACAGAGAGCGTGATGTGTGTCATGTGATATTCTCACGGTGGACACTGATTCAGGATGACACGTTATAATAGTTTACCTTTCTCTCATCTCAGAGTAGCTTCATTTCCATCAACACTCTAacacataatataataatgattttgatGACTAATAATACCAGCGTTACACTGCCAAACCAACGGCACTTTGAGAAAATCATGCCGGCAAATTCTGATTCCTGCAGTATTAttctataaatgtgtgtgttgatTTTAACTAATGCATTTGCGATATATATGTTATGCATACAGGGGAATATTTTGGATACACTACctttatcacatttttaaatgcagttattaaatgaaacacaagatggcgccagttGTGTTTGTATGAATTGAGATAGTGTTGCCATTAATTAGCATGCTTATTATTCCTCTGTTCATAACAGACTTCATTTGGATTCATCAGTAAATattcggtcccactttatattaagtggccgaactactatgtacttacatcaaaaaataagtacaatgtacttattgggttcatattgaattgcaaaacacttttgctgctattgaggtggatacgggtaaggttagggacaggtttggtggtatgggtaggtttaagggaaggtcaacagtgtaattataaatgtaattacagaaattaattacagatatatttacatgcagatgtttttcaaatataagtacaatgtaaaaacatgaatgtacacaataagtgcattgtatcaaacgattaatttaaatgtaagtacatagtagttaaggccacataatataaagtgggaccaaatatTCTGTCAAATGACATAAAAATTACACTGAATATTCAGTTtcttttaaatcataatttattaatttaaatgttcatttagtTTCTGAAATGTCACAATTATTTTCttgatttctttaatttttttaatgtcagatggtgtttaaaaaaacagtaactctttattttacagtgttcaTGTGACACACCTTACATGTACagaataacagta contains:
- the LOC125246761 gene encoding disintegrin and metalloproteinase domain-containing protein 10-like isoform X2, with amino-acid sequence MHFNLRMKRDTRLFSDDFKLEMSGEELEYDTSHIYTGQIYGEHGTLTHGSVVDGKFEGFIQTHRGTYYVEPVERYLQDKNVPFHSVIYHEDDIQYPHKYGPEGGCADSSVFDRMKKYQASVLEEPAKENRSAEEQALLRKKRMTQVEKNTCQLFIQTDHLFYKYYKTREAVIAQISSHVKAIDAIYQGTDFMGIRNISFMVKRIRINTTSDERDRSNPFRFANIGVEKFLELNSEQNHDDYCLAYVFTDRDFDDGVLGLAWVGAPAGSSGGICEKSKLYSDGKKKSLNTGIITVQNYASHVPPKVSHITFAHEVGHNFGSPHDSGSECTPGESKSQDKKERGNYIMYARATSGDKLNNNKFSVCSIKNISQVLEKKRGSCFVESGQPICGNGLVEPGEECDCGYSDQCKDECCYDANQPDNRKCKLKPNKVCSPSQGPCCTADCSYKSRNEKCREESECAHQGMCSGISAQCPTSEPKANFTACHGDTQVCLNGGCSGSICEKYGLEVCTCASVDGKDETELCHVCCMEKMNPSTCSSTGSERLARFFNKKVTTLQAGSPCNDFKGYCDVFMKCRLVDADGPLARLKKAIFNPELYENIAEWIVAHWWAVLLMGIALIMLMAGFIKICSVHTPSSNPKLPPPKPLPGTLKRRRAQHAAQQQQQQHHQHHNQNQHAHGHQNQRPAPRQAQRQPQPQRHHRQPRENYQMGQMRR
- the LOC125246761 gene encoding disintegrin and metalloproteinase domain-containing protein 10-like isoform X1, with the translated sequence MHLSAMTAVFPVLLCLLCASRPARGYYGNPLNKYIRHYEGLSYDTDQLHIRHQRARRALSHQEHELQLEFHAHGRHFNLRMKRDTRLFSDDFKLEMSGEELEYDTSHIYTGQIYGEHGTLTHGSVVDGKFEGFIQTHRGTYYVEPVERYLQDKNVPFHSVIYHEDDIQYPHKYGPEGGCADSSVFDRMKKYQASVLEEPAKENRSAEEQALLRKKRMTQVEKNTCQLFIQTDHLFYKYYKTREAVIAQISSHVKAIDAIYQGTDFMGIRNISFMVKRIRINTTSDERDRSNPFRFANIGVEKFLELNSEQNHDDYCLAYVFTDRDFDDGVLGLAWVGAPAGSSGGICEKSKLYSDGKKKSLNTGIITVQNYASHVPPKVSHITFAHEVGHNFGSPHDSGSECTPGESKSQDKKERGNYIMYARATSGDKLNNNKFSVCSIKNISQVLEKKRGSCFVESGQPICGNGLVEPGEECDCGYSDQCKDECCYDANQPDNRKCKLKPNKVCSPSQGPCCTADCSYKSRNEKCREESECAHQGMCSGISAQCPTSEPKANFTACHGDTQVCLNGGCSGSICEKYGLEVCTCASVDGKDETELCHVCCMEKMNPSTCSSTGSERLARFFNKKVTTLQAGSPCNDFKGYCDVFMKCRLVDADGPLARLKKAIFNPELYENIAEWIVAHWWAVLLMGIALIMLMAGFIKICSVHTPSSNPKLPPPKPLPGTLKRRRAQHAAQQQQQQHHQHHNQNQHAHGHQNQRPAPRQAQRQPQPQRHHRQPRENYQMGQMRR